A single region of the Malus sylvestris chromosome 8, drMalSylv7.2, whole genome shotgun sequence genome encodes:
- the LOC126632468 gene encoding uncharacterized protein LOC126632468, with protein MTTSSSLEAKQLEKIVAPYGSWKSPISADVVSGASKRLGGTAVDSFGRLIWLESRPSESGRAVLVRESERPEGEPVDITPKDYAVRTVAQEYGGGAFSVSGDTIIFSNYRDQRLYKQSLSSNDSTPTPLTPDYGGPVISYADGVFDARFNRFVTVQEDRRESSINSITTIVSVGIDGKDIREPEVLVGGTDFYAFPRLDPKGERLAWIEWCHPNMPWDQSQLWVGYISEKGEIYKRICVAGSDPSMKESPIEPKWSSKGELFFITDRKSGYWNLYKWVESSNEVISVYSLDAEFSKPLWVFGMNSYEFIQSHESKNIIACSYRQKGRSYLGILDDVHGSLSLLNTPFTDIDNITLGINCLYVEGASEVHPSAVAKVTLDNHKMKAVDFRIIWSSSPDCLKYESYFSLPEFIEFPTEVPGQTAFAYFYPPSNPNYQAPKGEKPPLLLESHGGPTSESHGILNLSIQYWTSRGWAYVDVNYGGSTGYGREYRERLLNRWGIVDVNDCCSCARYLVDSGNVDGERLCITEGSAGGYTTLATLAFRDTFKAGSSLYGVADLNMLRAETHKFESHYLDNLVGSEKDYYDRSPINFVDKFSCPIILFQGLEDKVVPPDQARKIYHALKEKGLPVAHVEYEGEQHGFRKAENIKFTLEQQMVFFARLVGHFKVADEINPIKIDNFD; from the exons ATGACTACTTCTTCTTCATTGGAAGCCAAGCAATTGGAGAAAATCGTAGCTCCGTACGGGTCCTGGAAATCCCCAATCTCCGCCGACGTCGTCTCCGGCGCCTCCAAGCGACTCGGCGGCACCGCCGTCGATTCCTTTGGCCGACTCATCTGGCTCGAGTCCCGCCCCTCCGAATCAGG ACGGGCCGTTCTGGTGAGAGAATCGGAGAGGCCGGAGGGCGAACCAGTTGATATTACACCGAAGGACTATGCGGTTCGGACGGTTGCGCAGGAGTACGGAGGTGGTGCATTCAGCGTTTCAGGGGATACAATCATTTTCTCCAATTACAGGGATCAACGTCTCTACAAGCAATCTCTAAGTTCCAATG ATTCTACTCCTACACCACTCACACCGGATTATGGCGGGCCGGTTATTAGTTATGCTGACGGGGTGTTTGATGCACGTTTTAACCGTTTTGTCACTGTACAGGAAG ATCGTCGTGAAAGCAGCATTAATTCGATAACAACAATTGTTTCAGTAGGGATTGATGGGAAGGACATTCGGG AACCAGAAGTACTAGTGGGTGGAACGGATTTTTATGCCTTCCCGCGTTTGGATCCCAAAGGTGAACGGCTGGCATGGATTGAATGGTGCCATCCTAACATGCCATGGGATCAGTCTCAACTTTGGGTTGGGTATATCTCTGAAAAGGG AGAAATCTACAAACGAATTTGTGTTGCTGGCTCTGATCCTTCCATGAAGGAGTCCCCAATTGAACCCAAGTGGTCCTCTAAAG GGGAACTATTTTTTATTACTGACAGAAAAAGTGGGTACTGGAATCTTTACAAATGG GTTGAGTCTAGTAATGAGGTCATATCAGTTTATTCCTTGGATGCTGAGTTTTCCAAACCATTATGGGTTTTTGGCATGAATTCTTATGAATTTATTCAGAGCCATGAAAGTAAAAACATAATTGCTTGCAGCTATAG GCAGAAGGGGAGGTCATATCTTGGAATCCTGGATGATGTGCACGGATCACTATCTCTGCTTAATACTCCTTTTACAGATATTGATAATATT ACCTTGGGGATCAATTGCCTGTACGTGGAAGGAGCATCAGAAGTTCATCCGTCGGCTGTTGCTAAG GTGACTTTAGACAACCATAAAATGAAAGCAGTTGACTTCAGGATTATTTGgtcttcttcacctgattgcTTAAAATACGAGTCCTACTTTAGCCTACCTGAATTCATTGAATTCCCAACAGAAGTTCCAGGTCAAACTGCCTTTGCATACTTTTACCCACCATCAAATCCCAATTACCAAGCTCCTAAGGGTGAAAAGCCTCCACTGTTATTGGAAAGCCATG GAGGGCCTACCTCTGAATCCCATGGAATCTTAAATCTGAGTATTCAGTACTGGACGAGTCGTGGTTGGGCATATGTTGATGTTAACTATGGTGGAAGCACTG GATATGGCAGGGAATATCGGGAACGGCTCTTGAACAGATGGGGAATTGTGGATGTGAATGATTGTTGCAGCTGTGCTAGATATCTG GTGGATTCCGGAAATGTAGATGGGGAACGACTTTGTATTACTGAGGGCTCTGCAGGTGGCTACACAACCTTAGCTACGCTTGCTTTTAGAGACACCTTCAAGGCAGGATCTTCCTTGTATGGT GTAGCTGACTTAAACATGTTGAGGGCAGAAACTCATAAATTTGAATCTCATTATCTTGATAATCTCGTTG GCAGTGAAAAGGATTACTATGATAGGTCGCCCATCAACTTTGTCGATAAGTTTTCTTGCCCGATAATCTTATTCCAAGGGTTGGAAGACAAG gttgtACCCCCAGATCAAGCTCGTAAAATTTACCACGCTTTGAAGGAAAAGGGTTTGCCTGTTGCTCATGTGGAGTATGAAGGAGAACAGCACGGCTTCCGCAAG GCCGAGAACATTAAGTTCACGCTGGAACAGCAAATGGTTTTCTTTGCACGTTTAGTTGGACACTTCAAGGTTGCGGACGAGATTAATCCCATCAAAATTGATAACTTCGACTAA